DNA from Streptomyces luteogriseus:
AGCAGCACGCGGTAGTGGATCTGCTCGCCGGACGGCAGGCCGCGCAGCCGGGTCGTGCCGGTGAGGTCGGTGCCCTCGCCCAGCAGCGGGCCGTGCCATCTGCGGGGGTTGCGGAACGACTCGGTCGCCGACGTCTCGACGATCATCCGGGCCGGCCGGTCGGAACGCACCCACACCAGCCCGGAGTCGCAGGTCACGTCACCCGCCTGCACACCCCACCCCGCCGTCGGGCGCCCGGAGCGGGCGAAGGCGGGCGCCGCACCGAGAGCGGTGGGCAGGGACAGGGCCGCCGACGCGGCGAGGGAGCCACGCAGGACGCTACGGCGCCCGGGCAACGGACGGTGTGACATGGATGCGCCTCCAGGGACGGGATCCGGCCAAGTGTGCAGAGCTACACCTACTGGCACGCCGCAGCGCCCACACGAACCCCAAGTGAACAACTGACCGCAGGGTGAGGGAACGCACGAACCGGTCGGCTCACCCGGTCGCCGCCTCGGCCATCAGACGCACGCCCTCGGCGATCCGGGCGGGCGGCACATGGGCGTAGCCCAGGACGAGCCGGATCTCCTCGTCCCCCTCGGGCCCGGCCGGCGTGTGGGCGTAGGCCGAGAGCGGGCGCACCGCGACCCCCGCCTCCGCCACCCGTGCGAGGAACCGCTCCACGGGCCCGTACCGCCGCGGCAGCGTGGCGATCACGTGCAGGCCCGCGGCGATCCCGGACACCTGCGATCCGGGGAAGTGCGCGTCCAGGGCGGCGACCAGCGCGTCGCGCCGGTCGCGGTAGGCGCGCTGGCAGCGCCGCAACTGGCGGTCGTAGTCGCCGCGCTCCAGGAACCGGGCGAACAGGGCCTGGTCGAGGGCCGGGTGGCCGAGATCCATCGTGCGTTTGCGCTCCACGATCTCCTCCGTCCAGGACTCCGGCACCAGCAGCCAGCCCAGCCGCAGTCCTGGCGCGAGGGACTTGCTGACCGAGCCGGTGTAGGCCACGTGGTCCGGGTCGAGGCCCTGGAGCGCGCCGACGGGAGCACGGTCGTAACGGAAGTCGCCGTCGTAGTCGTCCTCCAGGACGATGCCGTCCACCGCCCGCGCCCAGTCCAGCAGTTCCGCGCGCCGCCGGGCCGAGTAGGCGAGGCCGGTGGGGAACTGGTGGGCCGGAGTCGTCACCACGGCCCGTACGCCCGAGGACCGCAGCGGCTCCAGGGCGACACCCTCGTCGTCCAGCGGCAGCGGTACGGCGGTGACGCCGGCCGAGGCGTACAGCGCGTCGTGCTGGGGACTGCCGGGGTCCTCCACGCCGACGGCGCGCACGCCGCGCGCGTGCAGCGCGAAACCGAGCAGCGCCGTCGCCTGGGCCACCCCGGAGACGACCACGAGCCGCTCCGGGTCGGCCACCACGCCCCGCCGCCGGGCGAGCAGTTCGGCCAGCGCGGTCCGCAGCCTCGGCAGCCCTCGCGGATCGGGGTAGCCCAGCTCCTGGTGCGGCAGTTCCGCCAGCACACCGCGCTGCGCCGCGGCCCACGCCGCGCGCGGGAACAGGGCCAGGTCAGGCGTCCCGGGCACGAAGTCCGCGCGGGCGCCGGGGATGCGCGGAGCCAGGTCGTGCGCCCGCGGCCGCGCGGCGCGGACGGCCGCGCCCACCCAGGTTCCGGCGCCCCGGCCGCTGCGCAGATATCCCTCGGCCGTCAGCTGCTCGTACGCCTCCGTGACCAGACCGCGCGAGACCCCCAGGTCCGCCGCGAGGTCCCGGCTCGACGGGAGCCGGGTGCCCGGCGAGAGCCGGCCCGAGCGGACCGCCTCGCGCAGAGCCGCCTGCAGGGAACGGCCACGCGTGCGTGCCGGAGCCGAGGCGGCGGGGAGCAGCAGCTCCCAGGCGGCCGACGCCGTACCGTCGCCCGGGTCCCGCCGCATTGGTCTCATGAGTTGAGACCTTAGAGGGTTCTCATGAGGGGAGGCCGGGGAAGGTTCGCTGCCCCGGGGCGGGTCAGCGGCTGCCGTCGAGGACCACCCGGGCCACCAGCGCCGGGTCGTCGTTCATCGGGACGTGGCCGCATCTGGGCAGCCGCACCAGCCGGGCCCGCGGGATCACGCCCTTGGCGCGCACGCCCTGGCGGGGGATGAGCAGCCGGTCCCGGCTGCCCCACGCCACGGTGACCGGTGTGCCCACGATGTCGTCGGTGAACTGCACGGTCCGGCCGGAGCGCAGCGTCTCGGAGAAGCCCTGGGCCCTCGCGAGCGCGAGCGTCTCGGCGACCACGGCCTCGGGTGACCTGCGGCCCGGCCGGGCGTAGATGGTGCTGGTCAGCAGGGTGCGGCCGAGGGCCGGGCGGGCCAGCCGCTCGACCACCGGCGGTGGCAGGCGCCGGGCGATCTGCCGCATCGTCGACAGCACGGTGAAGGCGTAGCGGCGCTCGGCATCGTTCCAGAATCCGGCGGGGGACAGGGCGGTGACCGAGCGGACGAGCTTCGCCCGGGCCAGGTCCAGCGCCAGCAGGCCGCCCAGCGAGTTGCCCGCCACGTGCGGCCGCTCGATCTCCAGCGCCCCGAAGAGCGCCTTCAGTACCGCGCTCATCGTGGGCAGGTCGTGCGCCATGCCGTCCGGGAGCGCCGGTGAATCGCCGCAGCCGGGCAGGTCCACGGCGATCACGTCGCGTTCGGCCGCGAGCGCGGGGATCACCGGTTCCCACGCCTGCCGGTGGTGGCCGATGCCGTGCAGCAGGAGCAGCGGTTCGCCGCTGCCCCGGCGGGTGTAGGACAGGGTCACGTTCTGCTCGCCCCGCGCGGAGGCGACGTTGAAGGAGACGGTGGCGGACATGGGGTGCTCCTCGGCTGTACTTGCTGACGGACGCCGTAGACAGCTTGTCAGC
Protein-coding regions in this window:
- the pdxR gene encoding MocR-like pyridoxine biosynthesis transcription factor PdxR, coding for MRPMRRDPGDGTASAAWELLLPAASAPARTRGRSLQAALREAVRSGRLSPGTRLPSSRDLAADLGVSRGLVTEAYEQLTAEGYLRSGRGAGTWVGAAVRAARPRAHDLAPRIPGARADFVPGTPDLALFPRAAWAAAQRGVLAELPHQELGYPDPRGLPRLRTALAELLARRRGVVADPERLVVVSGVAQATALLGFALHARGVRAVGVEDPGSPQHDALYASAGVTAVPLPLDDEGVALEPLRSSGVRAVVTTPAHQFPTGLAYSARRRAELLDWARAVDGIVLEDDYDGDFRYDRAPVGALQGLDPDHVAYTGSVSKSLAPGLRLGWLLVPESWTEEIVERKRTMDLGHPALDQALFARFLERGDYDRQLRRCQRAYRDRRDALVAALDAHFPGSQVSGIAAGLHVIATLPRRYGPVERFLARVAEAGVAVRPLSAYAHTPAGPEGDEEIRLVLGYAHVPPARIAEGVRLMAEAATG
- a CDS encoding alpha/beta fold hydrolase, whose protein sequence is MSATVSFNVASARGEQNVTLSYTRRGSGEPLLLLHGIGHHRQAWEPVIPALAAERDVIAVDLPGCGDSPALPDGMAHDLPTMSAVLKALFGALEIERPHVAGNSLGGLLALDLARAKLVRSVTALSPAGFWNDAERRYAFTVLSTMRQIARRLPPPVVERLARPALGRTLLTSTIYARPGRRSPEAVVAETLALARAQGFSETLRSGRTVQFTDDIVGTPVTVAWGSRDRLLIPRQGVRAKGVIPRARLVRLPRCGHVPMNDDPALVARVVLDGSR